Proteins from a single region of Enoplosus armatus isolate fEnoArm2 chromosome 6, fEnoArm2.hap1, whole genome shotgun sequence:
- the gtse1 gene encoding G2 and S phase-expressed protein 1 has product MDCRANSDLFFLPDEKFDFDVSLSPASAKGDEDEDEVFMGPVSHKETCVSVNMMSRLEGGSVRTSWSPLTGDQLEAVCQEAHRLADQLQSGELSQPHGEDDKTTNNTTTSREEFVQDAEAKLGVLGQTTSALSPIKRQTFCVQDSPMKELPPAVRRRLLRESSSNTTASTRAVATTRLSTSSPVVGVKPQPRTGLRGKATLGVGVVLPSKPAAPKTSLSASKSRVEKTRLQPPRKAVGGWRRSPSSRPSSRAESCEDLLSDSASVASDISDSSLNSSLLGKRMLAPPTKSVMRNLSGVKAPPLQSRRVTERKNTSSSSSSVSSFNSSISLSPAKGKPNSSLNRSLSGSTGPAPSSISRPPTHSRPRRSTVYTATEPVSSAAGRRSLSTQARKLSEVERVKATRSTPLKRAETTPLQVTPAKRVSERTASIPTTASVRPQSGLKTKSKPEALVLPTPSGGVRGVPHGDDVSKMLKPKRLTSASSVDSLPQKPSAGPLTPSVGSCRSLQVKARRPSALPTPVKRRMSAIPVATPTNQTRPTRAPPTPGSDPAPCSASASRERSCSPAPADTQEAEPVDVPDIQPFCLEEEELSATPPSSPPQPDQSESMEPGAPCQGESEPKRNLMELETTEESNSKTQEVLLLDLPAPTLHPQEKLLIDLTNTPDLIRTSNKTCTSNQQLIDLSSPLIKWSPEDKRENDAPLINLSF; this is encoded by the exons cgccaaaggtgatgaagatgaagatgaggtgTTCATGGGTCCAGTCAGCCATAAGGAGACGTGTGTCTCTGTTAACATGATGTCTCGGCTTGAGGGCGGCAGCGTTCGAACGAGTTGGAGTCCGCTGACGGGAGATCAGCTGGAGGCAGTGTGTCAGGAAGCCCACAGACTAGCCGACCAGCTGCAGAGCGGCGAACTCAGCCAGCCACACGGCGAGGACGACAAGACCACCAACAACACCACAACCAGCAGGGAGGAGTTTGTCCAGGACGCTGAGGCCAAACTGGGTGTGCTCGGTCAGACCACCAGTGCACTCAGCCCCATCAAACGCCAGACCTTCTGCGTGCAGGACAGTCCCATGAAGGAGCTGCCGCCCGCTGTTCGGCGCCGCCTTCTGAGGGAAAGCAGCTCCAACACAACTGCATCCACCCGCGCAGTTGCCACCACCAGACTCAGCACCTCCAGCCCTGTGGTTGGGGTCAAGCCTCAGCCCAGGACGGGGCTGCGAGGGAAAGCCACGCTGGGCGTCGGTGTCGTGCTGCCGAGCAAACCGGCTGCCCCAAAAACTTCCCTTTCAGCCAGCAAGAGCAGAGTGGAGAAAACCAGACTACAACCGCCAAGAAAA gCGGTGGGGGGTTGGAGGCGTAGCCCGTCCTCTCGTCCCTCCAGCAGGGCAGAGTCATGTGAGGATCTGCTCTCTGATTCGGCGAGCGTGGCGTCTGACATCAGCGACTCCTCCCTCAACTCCAGCCTGCTGGGAAAACGCATGTTGGCTCCGCCCACCAAG AGTGTTATGAGAAACCTGTCAGGTGTGAAAGCTCCTCCCCTTCAGAGCAGGAGGGTGACGGAAAGGAAGAACACGTCCTCATCCTCGTCCTCGGTGTCCAGCTTCAACTCCAGCATCTCTCTGTCCCCCGCTAAAG GTAAACCCAACTCCTCTCTGAACCGGAGTCTGAGCGGCTCCACAGGCCCCGCCCCCAGCAGCATCAGCAGACCACCCACTCACAGCAGACCGCGCCGCTCCACCGTCTACACCGCCACAGAACCAGTGTCCTCCGCCGCCGGCCGCCGCTCGCTGTCCACCCAGGCCAGGAAGCTGTCTGAGGTGGAACGCGTCAAAGCCACAAGGTCCACGCCGCTGAAGAGAGCTGAGACCACGCCCCTCCAGGTGACGCCTGCCAAGAGAGTTTCGGAGAGGACCGCCTCCATCCCCACCACGGCCTCAGTGCGGCCGCAGAGCGGATTGAAGACCAAATCCAAACCTGAGGCCCTGGTCCTACCGACACCCAGCGGAGGAGTCAGAGGAGTCCCCCACGGAGACG ACGTCTCAAAGATGTTGAAGCCAAAGAGGCTGACGTCAGCGAGCAGCGTGGACAG TCTTCCTCAGAAGCCCTCTGCTGGCCCTCTGACGCCCTCTGTTGGCAGCTGCAGGTCACTGCAGGTGAAGGCGCGGCGTCCCTCCGCCCTCCCAACCCCAGTGAAGCGCAGGATGTCCGCCATCCCTGTCGCGACGCCCACCAATCAGACCCGGCCCACCAGGGCGCCACCCACCCCTGGCTCTGACCCCGCCCCCTGCTCCGCCTCGGCCAGtagagagagaagctgcag CCCcgcacctgcagacacacaggaggCGGAGCCTGTTGATGTCCCTGACATCCAGCCCTTCTGtctagaggaggaggagctctcTGCTACCCCGCCCTCCAGCCCTCCACAGCCTGACCAATCGGAGAGCATGGAGCCTGGAGCACCATGTCAGGGCGAATCAGAGCCCAAAAGAAACTTGATGGAACTGGAAACTACAGAGGAGAGCAACAGCAAGAcacaggag gtTCTCCTGTTGGATCTTCCAGCTCCGACTCTGCATCCTCAAGAGAAACTGCTCATCGACTTGACCAACACCCCCGACCTGATCCGGACCAGCAACAAGACCTGCACCTCAAATCAG cagctgatCGACCTGAGCTCTCCGCTCATCAAGTGGAGCCCAGAAGACAAGAGGGAGAACGACGCTCCACTCATCAACCTGTCCTTCTGA